Proteins encoded together in one Marispirochaeta sp. window:
- a CDS encoding ABC transporter ATP-binding protein encodes MIEARDISFGYSGGGKIFRNHSFRLEKGKSMAILGPNGRGKTTLLKCLLGLFPVGGGEIIRNGECGYVPQKASVVFSYSVLDMVVMGRARHIPLFSSPGAADYHIAESLLDTLGITRFRDRDFSSLSGGEQQLVLIARALASECSLLVLDEPTSALDFKNQGRILNTIRDLSGNEGLSIIFTTHSPDHAAFAADDVLLMYSPDEYLFGPADDTMNDDNLRRLYGLEIRGVEYTHSRGRGRALIPVY; translated from the coding sequence ATGATTGAGGCACGGGATATCTCCTTCGGGTACTCCGGAGGAGGGAAGATATTCCGTAACCACAGTTTCAGGCTGGAGAAAGGAAAATCCATGGCCATCCTCGGCCCCAACGGACGGGGCAAAACTACCCTGCTGAAATGTCTGCTGGGGCTGTTTCCTGTCGGCGGAGGAGAGATAATCCGAAACGGGGAGTGCGGTTACGTTCCCCAGAAGGCTTCGGTGGTCTTTTCATATTCTGTTCTGGATATGGTGGTAATGGGCCGGGCCAGGCATATACCGTTATTCTCTTCGCCAGGAGCGGCGGATTATCATATCGCCGAATCCCTGCTGGATACCCTGGGGATCACCCGTTTCCGGGACCGGGATTTCTCTTCCCTTTCCGGCGGCGAACAGCAGCTTGTACTGATCGCCCGTGCCCTGGCCTCGGAATGCAGCCTCCTTGTTCTGGACGAACCGACGTCGGCCCTTGATTTCAAAAACCAGGGCAGGATTCTTAATACCATCCGGGATTTGTCCGGTAATGAGGGGCTGAGTATTATATTCACGACCCACTCTCCCGACCACGCCGCCTTTGCTGCCGATGACGTGCTGCTTATGTACTCCCCTGACGAGTACTTGTTCGGACCTGCTGACGATACCATGAACGATGATAACCTGCGCAGACTCTATGGTCTGGAGATTCGCGGGGTTGAATATACCCATTCGCGGGGACGAGGAAGAGCCCTGATCCCCGTATACTAA
- a CDS encoding iron ABC transporter permease → MSQYAAVKTGVARRMTMLGILLAVSVVGSFTVGRYGVALHKVAGILLSPIFPLEPFWTSTDFRVVTLIRGPRVAMAVISGAGLAISGAVLQGIFRNPLLEPQVIGVSTGSGFGGALAILFFSSQVLTMGSAFAFGLISVAGVYLMSRSQGRSPVLMLVLSGVIAGAFFTALTSLIKYVADPYDKLPAIVVWLMGSFATMTYKKLFIAAGPIILCCLFLYLIRFRINIVSIGDEEAESLGIKTDRLRWAILTAVTVITAAVVSAAGIIGWVGLVVPHIARMLVGPDHRRLLPASALAGGIYLLWIDNLARAATAAEIPLGVITAIIGAPVFGYLLKRTQGRGWKHD, encoded by the coding sequence ATGTCGCAGTACGCGGCGGTGAAGACCGGTGTCGCCCGCCGCATGACCATGCTGGGTATTCTCCTCGCCGTTTCCGTTGTTGGCTCCTTTACCGTGGGTCGCTATGGTGTCGCCCTGCATAAGGTTGCGGGTATTCTGCTGTCCCCGATTTTTCCTCTGGAGCCTTTCTGGACCTCCACCGACTTCCGGGTGGTTACACTTATCCGGGGGCCGCGGGTGGCCATGGCGGTGATTTCCGGAGCGGGCCTTGCGATAAGCGGGGCTGTGCTTCAGGGAATATTCCGTAATCCCCTGCTGGAGCCTCAAGTTATCGGTGTCTCCACCGGGAGCGGCTTCGGCGGAGCCCTGGCCATCCTGTTCTTCTCCAGTCAGGTACTGACCATGGGCAGCGCCTTTGCCTTCGGTCTGATTTCCGTTGCAGGGGTCTATCTTATGAGCCGCAGCCAGGGGCGTTCCCCGGTACTTATGCTGGTTCTTTCCGGGGTCATCGCCGGAGCATTCTTTACCGCCCTTACGTCCCTTATAAAGTATGTCGCCGATCCCTACGACAAGCTTCCGGCGATTGTCGTCTGGCTTATGGGGAGTTTTGCGACCATGACCTATAAAAAGCTCTTCATTGCCGCCGGGCCGATTATCCTCTGCTGTCTGTTTCTCTATCTTATCCGTTTCCGGATAAACATCGTAAGTATAGGCGACGAGGAGGCCGAGTCGCTGGGTATAAAAACCGACAGGCTCCGCTGGGCCATCCTGACCGCGGTTACGGTCATAACCGCGGCAGTCGTCAGTGCGGCAGGGATTATCGGCTGGGTCGGACTGGTGGTTCCTCATATTGCCCGCATGCTGGTGGGACCGGACCACCGGCGTCTGCTTCCGGCCTCTGCCCTGGCTGGAGGGATCTATCTGCTCTGGATCGACAATCTTGCCAGGGCTGCCACCGCGGCGGAGATTCCCCTGGGGGTCATTACCGCGATAATCGGCGCACCGGTATTCGGTTATCTCCTGAAAAGAACCCAGGGAAGGGGGTGGAAGCATGATTGA
- a CDS encoding ABC transporter substrate-binding protein — MKFLGFSRTGFFAIIFLSATILLCFSIPLFAAGGQEGASAEESGLVITDQTGRQVAVPASVKRVVTIPIPAASMMIAIDGGTDRLVGMHPKSKSALEEGILKEFFPEALDIRSDVVGDGFMPNVETLLQVDPQLVFQWGHLGADVTDPLENAGINTALLLYGNQEYLEGWIQAFGTVLGREEKARRILDWHHETLEEIQGAMEAVPQVKKPRVLYFLRYLSSKSVAGEGTYNDFYLNLAGAVNPAGEMKSFPQVSEEQIIAWDPEIILLNGFESELTPADVYANEKLADVSAVRHRKVYKVPLGGYRWDPPNQESPLMWKWLAMVFHPDMFSYDLRAEIAANYEWIYGKVPTEEQIDGILRIGMNADAAGYSVFTR; from the coding sequence ATGAAGTTTCTTGGTTTTTCACGTACCGGTTTTTTCGCGATCATTTTTCTTAGTGCAACAATCTTGCTTTGCTTTAGTATACCCCTATTTGCTGCCGGCGGGCAGGAAGGTGCTTCTGCCGAAGAGTCCGGTCTGGTTATAACCGACCAGACCGGACGCCAGGTAGCTGTTCCTGCCTCGGTAAAGCGGGTCGTTACCATACCGATACCCGCAGCAAGCATGATGATAGCCATTGATGGCGGTACCGATCGTCTGGTAGGGATGCATCCCAAATCGAAATCGGCCCTGGAGGAGGGAATTCTCAAGGAGTTTTTTCCCGAGGCCCTGGATATCCGCAGCGATGTAGTAGGCGACGGGTTCATGCCCAATGTGGAGACCCTTTTGCAGGTAGATCCCCAGCTGGTGTTTCAGTGGGGACATCTCGGGGCGGACGTTACCGATCCTCTTGAGAATGCCGGCATCAATACAGCCCTGCTGCTCTACGGCAACCAGGAATATCTGGAAGGCTGGATTCAGGCCTTCGGCACTGTTCTGGGACGGGAAGAGAAGGCGCGGCGCATCCTGGACTGGCACCATGAGACGCTGGAGGAGATACAGGGCGCGATGGAGGCGGTGCCTCAGGTGAAAAAGCCACGGGTCCTCTATTTTCTCCGTTACCTGTCCAGCAAAAGCGTTGCAGGCGAGGGAACCTATAACGATTTTTACCTGAATCTGGCAGGGGCTGTTAACCCGGCAGGAGAGATGAAAAGTTTCCCTCAGGTCAGCGAGGAGCAGATCATAGCATGGGATCCGGAGATAATCCTTCTCAACGGGTTCGAATCGGAACTGACCCCCGCGGATGTGTATGCCAACGAGAAGCTTGCCGACGTCAGCGCTGTGCGACACCGTAAGGTATACAAGGTTCCCCTCGGAGGCTACCGCTGGGATCCGCCAAACCAGGAGTCTCCTCTGATGTGGAAGTGGCTTGCCATGGTGTTTCACCCGGATATGTTCAGCTATGATTTACGGGCGGAGATTGCCGCTAACTACGAATGGATCTACGGCAAGGTCCCCACGGAGGAGCAGATTGACGGTATCCTGCGGATTGGCATGAACGCCGATGCCGCAGGATATTCGGTGTTTACACGATAG
- a CDS encoding histidine kinase: MELNQYNEYVYLSVLEVIIIIICLSTYYHEKMLENYEKTKTLNNIINRMLKTQQKSLDYAKSVKEISTKNERNRLASELHDSIGYSYTNLKMILEACKDLLVKDREKTKQLLEIGLDQVSSGLIEVRNTLYQIRKLETPTTYLNSINQLINVFQKTTGINIAVHYTNMPYTCNNEIGVAFYHVIRESLVNALLHGNSTAVSISFWSDFNDFQVIISDNGKGSAVIKEGLGLLGMQERIGRIGGTLNYYNTINGFEIKATIPKEQS, from the coding sequence ATGGAACTAAACCAGTATAATGAATACGTATATCTATCGGTTTTGGAAGTGATCATCATAATAATATGTCTTTCTACGTACTATCATGAAAAAATGCTGGAGAATTATGAAAAGACAAAGACCTTGAACAACATTATTAATAGAATGTTGAAAACACAACAAAAATCACTAGATTATGCGAAATCCGTTAAAGAAATATCTACCAAGAATGAACGAAATAGACTAGCTTCAGAATTACATGATTCGATAGGCTATTCCTATACAAATCTAAAAATGATACTGGAAGCATGTAAAGACCTTCTTGTAAAGGATAGAGAAAAAACAAAACAATTACTTGAGATAGGACTTGACCAGGTCTCAAGTGGCCTGATCGAGGTACGCAACACGCTTTATCAAATACGAAAACTAGAAACACCTACTACCTATCTGAACAGTATAAACCAGCTCATTAATGTATTCCAAAAAACAACAGGTATTAATATTGCTGTACATTATACAAATATGCCATATACATGCAATAATGAAATTGGGGTAGCATTCTATCATGTAATCAGAGAAAGCCTGGTAAATGCCTTACTTCATGGTAATTCAACAGCAGTTTCCATTTCCTTTTGGTCTGATTTTAATGATTTCCAGGTAATTATATCAGATAATGGAAAAGGATCTGCAGTAATAAAAGAAGGCCTTGGCCTACTAGGAATGCAGGAACGAATAGGCAGGATAGGTGGGACTCTCAATTATTATAATACAATTAATGGTTTCGAGATCAAAGCCACTATACCCAAGGAACAATCATGA
- a CDS encoding response regulator transcription factor, with amino-acid sequence MKDMIRIVIADDQKLFADNLHIVLESRTEDIKVVGIAYNGKEAVEIAEKTSPHIILMDVRMPVMDGVEALSRIKKKNINTKTLMLTTFDDDKYVNSALAHGAVGYLLKISSPTEIISSIRAVFEGSVLLSPKILENIIHASPEHSSCTMRYGDTFLSPYEDKINIIDELTAREMQIVNLISLAYDNKKIGEELGITEQTVKNYISKIFMKLGISKRTQLMRVYIDWQSMHKNTF; translated from the coding sequence ATGAAAGATATGATCAGAATAGTAATAGCGGACGATCAAAAATTATTTGCTGATAATCTTCACATTGTACTGGAATCGAGAACAGAAGACATTAAGGTAGTCGGAATTGCTTATAACGGAAAGGAAGCAGTGGAGATAGCAGAAAAAACATCTCCACACATTATTCTCATGGATGTGCGAATGCCGGTTATGGATGGGGTTGAAGCATTATCCAGAATAAAAAAGAAGAACATTAATACGAAAACACTTATGCTGACTACTTTTGACGATGACAAGTATGTAAATTCAGCGCTTGCGCATGGCGCTGTCGGATATCTGCTCAAAATTTCTTCTCCGACTGAGATTATCTCCTCGATACGAGCCGTTTTTGAGGGATCCGTTCTCCTGTCTCCTAAGATTCTAGAAAACATTATTCATGCATCCCCTGAACACAGTTCATGTACGATGAGATATGGAGATACCTTTTTGTCACCTTATGAGGATAAAATAAATATTATTGATGAATTAACCGCCCGCGAAATGCAGATTGTTAATTTAATTTCTTTAGCATACGACAACAAGAAAATCGGAGAGGAATTAGGAATAACCGAACAAACAGTTAAAAACTACATCAGTAAAATATTCATGAAACTTGGTATCTCTAAAAGGACACAGTTAATGCGAGTTTATATTGACTGGCAATCGATGCATAAAAATACCTTTTAG